The genomic interval TAAACTAACATGGTTTCCATAAAAAAATTCCCACTTACTTTATCAATTGAAGGATGGTTGACTTCATTGACTCGCCTCTAACCCTGATATTATATTTGAACCCTCCTAAACGCCAGGTAGTGACCAAAAAGCGAAGACTGCCAAGAAAAATATAGGCGAGATCTTCAGGATTCAATCCAGGTTTGAATTTCCCCTGTGCTTGAGCAGACTCAACAAACTTTGTTATTACTGCAATCCGACGCTCAACTAATTCGTTAACCTTCTGAGCCAGGGTTGAATCATATTGGAAAATTTCTTCTGAGAAGATAACAGCCGCCGTAGCCGGATTCGCCTGAAAATAATTCAAGTGTCCATCCATAAAAGCCTGGATTCTATCTTCGATTACCTCAATCTTTTTTACCGATTCAAAAACAGCCTCAAAATGATTATTAAAATGACTGATAATGGTGCACAGGATATCCTGCTTATTTCGAAAATGACGATAGATCGCTTGCTCTGAGATACCGACTTTTTGGGATATCCGTTTCATGGTCAAATTCTGAATCCCACCTTCCTTTATCAAATTCAATGATGCATCGAGGATTTGTTTTTGGCGGGTCTTGGTATCGAGTTTATTCATCTTTTGTGCGGTTAGTTTATACCTACTAACATGCTCTTGCAAGAACTTTCTTATTGATGTTAGCAATTATTTATTTGTGACACATTTTGCCCTGTATCAA from Candidatus Neomarinimicrobiota bacterium carries:
- a CDS encoding TetR/AcrR family transcriptional regulator; the protein is MNKLDTKTRQKQILDASLNLIKEGGIQNLTMKRISQKVGISEQAIYRHFRNKQDILCTIISHFNNHFEAVFESVKKIEVIEDRIQAFMDGHLNYFQANPATAAVIFSEEIFQYDSTLAQKVNELVERRIAVITKFVESAQAQGKFKPGLNPEDLAYIFLGSLRFLVTTWRLGGFKYNIRVRGESMKSTILQLIK